A region from the Arachis ipaensis cultivar K30076 chromosome B01, Araip1.1, whole genome shotgun sequence genome encodes:
- the LOC107639470 gene encoding pathogenesis-related protein 2, which yields MAVFTFEDEITSPLPPAKLYNAMKDADSLTPKIIDDVKSVEIVEGNGGPGTIKKLTIVEDGETKFILHKVEAIDEANYAYNYSVVGGVALPPTAEKITFETKLVEGPNGGSIGKLSVKFHSKGDAKPEEEDMKKGKAKGEALFKAIEGYVLANPAQY from the exons ATGGCCGTCTTCACATTCGAGGATGAAATCACCTCCCCCCTGCCCCCCGCCAAGCTTTACAATGCTATGAAGGATGCCGACTCCCTCACCCCTAAGATTATTGATGACGTCAAGAGTGTTGAAATCGTCGAGGGAAACGGTGGTCCTGGAACCATCAAGAAACTCACCATTGTCGAGG ATGGAGAAACCAAGTTTATCTTGCACAAGGTGGAGGCAATAGATGAGGCTAACTATGCATACAACTACAGCGTGGTTGGAGGAGTGGCGCTGCCTCCCACGGCGGAGAAGATAACATTTGAGACAAAGCTGGTTGAAGGACCCAACGGAGGATCCATCGGGAAGCTGAGTGTGAAGTTCCACTCGAAAGGAGATGCGAAGCCAGAGGAGGAAGACATGAAGAAGGGAAAGGCCAAGGGTGAAGCTCTCTTCAAGGCTATTGAGGGTTACGTCTTGGCCAACCCTGCTCAATATTAG
- the LOC107639463 gene encoding pathogenesis-related protein 2-like → MAVFTFEDEITSTLPPAKLYNAMKDADSLTPKIIDDVKSVEIVEGNGGPGTIKKLTIVEDGETKFILHKVEAIDEANYAYNYSVVGGVALPPTAEKITFETKLVEGPNGGSIGKLSVKFHSKGDAKPEEEDMKKGKAKGEALFKAIEGYVLANPAQY, encoded by the exons ATGGCCGTCTTCACATTCGAGGATGAAATCACCTCCACCCTGCCCCCTGCCAAGCTTTACAATGCTATGAAGGATGCTGACTCCCTCACCCCTAAGATTATTGATGACGTCAAGAGTGTTGAAATCGTCGAGGGAAACGGTGGTCCTGGAACCATCAAGAAACTCACCATTGTCGAGG ATGGAGAAACCAAGTTTATCTTGCACAAAGTGGAGGCAATAGATGAGGCCAACTATGCATACAACTACAGCGTGGTTGGAGGAGTGGCGCTGCCTCCCACGGCGGAGAAGATAACATTTGAGACAAAGCTGGTTGAAGGACCCAACGGAGGATCCATCGGGAAGCTGAGTGTGAAGTTCCACTCGAAAGGAGATGCAAAGCCAGAGGAGGAAGACATGAAGAAGGGTAAGGCCAAGGGTGAAGCTCTCTTCAAGGCTATTGAGGGTTACGTTTTGGCCAACCCTGCTCAATATTAG